The sequence below is a genomic window from Nicotiana tomentosiformis chromosome 6, ASM39032v3, whole genome shotgun sequence.
catatgaaccaatttaagctcagtgaagatatacaagaattcgtagtggattggtctttaggagaacctctctcgattatcctcatAACTAAggttaaacaataattcaactagcctctttcgattactaagaagaattaatgaactataccaacaagataatgcaacgatatcacaagttatgcctctctcgattacatgaacatgtaaatatagatgcaataatttaATCAACCATAGCGATTCAATACATAAgtctagagttaatatccacaacaaatatcaatacaccaaatccatcaaaacctaaagagaactactccatagatataaagtaattcatcaaaagtatgtttaaagtaaagaaaaatataaaacgatccaaactcttgtcttgagtgaggattggaTGATGAACTCCTTGTGTTTTTGCTTCtctaactcctccttagcctccttaggtcttagatgtgtcaaaaatTCAGAAAATACCATTTTCCCGTGTATATATACCaattagggtcgggcccaaacgaacacattttcctacgcgaaataggatAATTCTGGGTCTGGACGTACGCGGCTGCGCACCTGGAGGTGTGCTCGCGCATATGGCCGCTTACTTTGGACAGTGTTCTGCCTGACTTGCACGCCCAGTGCGCGCTCGCGCACCTGGGTGGCGTCCTGCTCAATTCTTCATTTCTCTCGTTAAGTGCACTATTatctgttgatccccgaacacggtccggctaaattcttaggcttttacttaaacttccaaacttcagAATAGTTtaaattcattccaaaacatctACATAGCTAGGAATCACtgctacaaggcataaaacacacaattaatgcaaaacactagcgattaaatcttaactcaatcaaagtgcaataaattagagtgcgataagcgactaaaatacgagattatagcctaccatcacctaTCAACCCCGGTATTAGCGCACTGAGTTGCttgcttttggagacttcaagatacacctgcccgcgtccgcaggcctcggagtccccttctaccttattcttccttgtttctttattttttttatagacaatgatgtataggattattcggtactgtatctagagcttgtgacctATATCTTATCAGGTTTTGGAAATTGTATGTATTGGGTCTACAATTTTATTTACGATATTGTTGGAGTTTAGAAATTTTaagcttttatttattgtttccGCACGttgtttaggcttacctagtcttagagattaggtgtcgtcacgatactctacggagaaaaattggggtcgtgacaagttagtatcagagctctaggttcataggtgttatgagtcacaagcatgtTTGGGGTTCCtacttttaatattttatatatatatataatatattctcATTCATAACTATAAATTTACACCTTTGTCTAAATGGTTACTAGCTAAGTTAACATGTCTATTTGTCCATCTATAATAATTTTAAGGGGTTCAAAAAGTAATAGCCCATAAAAAATACTCCTTTTGTTTTAGTTTGTGTGAATCTATTTTATTGGGCACAtagtttaaaaaagaaaaagaagacttttgaacttgtggtgtagaaTGAgatgcacatatattttgtgtagcTATAAATCATCGCATAAAGTTAAACTGTTTTCAAATACGAAAATGGGTCATTCTTCTTAGCACAGACTAAAAAGAATATATGTTCACATAAACTAAAACgaagaaaatatattttgtgtgtgtatatatatatatattgactagCAAATATAATTACCCAAGTATTTTgcccaaaaaataaaagaaaaacgaACAGAATCGATCCACCTATGCCCCCTTATATGAGTTGAAATAAACACTGTGTTTCAAGGGCAAATTTGTAAAGGTATGGCTGAGGTCTGACCTGAGCGACTCAGAAAACATCAAAACAAAGGAGAATTTATTTCTTTTCTCGCTCGCTAGTGGAAGTGTTATACTGCTCAGCGCTCGCGAACGAGAATCAAAATCTAGGGCTCTGTAAATATGAAAGTGGAGGACTCGACGTCTATGGACAGAAGTTTGAGTAACCAATCCATGGAGAAAATATCAGACAGGCTTTCAGGACTGGATAACCTCTACTTCCCACGCGCTCAGCAATCATCTGCCTCCACTGCCTCCCAACGGAAATCCCTTCTTCTCGATCTTCTCACGCGCGACGTGCCGCTTTTTTTAGGTACTCTTCCCATGCCTATGTACTCCATTAATATATACTTTTGCTCGCAATATGTGTGTATTATATGTGGCTGATAGTTGGCTTTTAGTTCATACATTGTGATCGAACATTTTTTCTTTCTATGTAGTCTCTAGAAAGGccttaatttcgaaatttctCTTCGGATAACTACAAGTTTGAAGTAAATAGGATAATTTAGAACCCCTCCCCCCTAATCCAGCACTTTCAATTATCAAAGGAGATAACTTTgcttatgtgaaaaatagataatTTCTTGTTGAAGTATGCTTTTCCTAGAAGAAATCTTAGTAATGGCATTAGACCTATACCCATATGGATGTTTACAGAGTCGGAGCCAAAATTTGATGCTTAGGGGTTCAAGACTCTAGCCTTTTTGAGTTGCGGGGttctaaatatatatttttatacatattaaatggatttcttaagacaaatagtTGGTATGGAAGAACTGCTGCGCCGCGGGAAATCCTTCTCTATACAAGTTCTCGAACGACAAATCCTGAGTTTGGACCAAGGCTACTGGGTTTGGCGGAACTCGTACCTTGgtctctagctccgcccctgttTGTCAGAGTTGTCAAAGGTGAGAAGTGCAATTAAAGTGTGATCTCCAGAGGTGACAGGAACtaataaagaaataagaaataaTAATATATGTAATGGCATGCAAGGAAAGATCATTATAAGCATAATACTTCTTTAGACAAAAGATTGAAAAGCTAATAATGAAGCGAAATATATGAGGTAAAATCTCGGTTAATTAAGTTCAAAAcaattttgaatttttgatatataCGTAAAGATGTAGTTCTAAGTACTCACTTGCTAGTTTTCTGATACTGAATTTTTAATTTCTTATTCCTTAATCATTATAATAGCTGGTGCTATCTTGTTAGAAACAAAGACCATGAGCCATGCGGCTCATGCCCTTTTGGCCTGGTGTGACTTGTGAGTGCCACCAAAGTGAGGCAAAGCATCCAACACGAGCTTCCCTCCTTAAGCGAGTCTTTTACTCAGCACTGATGTTTGTTCACATGTTGAAAGCCAGTTTTGAGAGATTAAAGAATTGACAAACAGGAGAGAAGCCAAATATATAaatcttaagaaaattggggaaaaCGTAGGTTATTATGCTCCAAACTCATGCATTTTTGTAACTTCGTATCGACTGAAATTGCCCCAGTACTTGCTCTCTCTTTGTATGTTCTAGGGTTCAGCTTGAAAATTCTTTGGTTCTAGTAAATGTGCTTATATTTGATTTGCCATGTTCTTGTTGGATGTTGACCTCACTAAAGGCGAGATAGCTGGTTTGCTGAACTTGAAGTTTTTAGCTGAAACATTATCTACATTATTTTTCTGAATGAAGAACATTATAAACATCATTAACATGTGTTTCTAAATATGTCTTTTTTTATTCTTGGAATCTCAGAACGTTATGGATCGCAGTTAACATCAGATGATCTTAATGAATTTGAAGCGTTAAAAAATGATTATGAAATCAATTGGCATCTGAATCGTCTGCGAAGTGTTATTAGCCCAACGCAAGAAGATTTGAAGTCCAGGTCAGTTAAGATTAAGAACAGACGACGAGCATATCTGGACAAATTAGTAAACGATGGACAGTACTTTTCAGAGGACGCAATGAGAGAACGAGAGCCATATTTGCACCATGAGTATGTTGGGAAGTTCCAAGATCCAAGTGGGAGGAGCATGGCAAGACCAGGGGAACGATGGTCTGAGACGCTGATGAGGCGGTCAGAAGAGGCAATGCTTGTTGAAAAAATTAGGGATGAGCAGCAGAGACGAGGTGTGGCTCAAAGTGATTGGATAGGATTTGACAATCAGGAACTTGAAAAGGtggaggaagaggaggaggaggagtcggaggaagaagaagaagaagaagaaaccgaggaggaagaagaagaagaagacgaggAGCAGGAGCAATACGAAGGTGAAAGGGACATTTCAGCTAATAGACAAGAGGTAGTTGCTgtactttttctctttttatagATAGTATACCAAATATTTTTTCTGTCTGTCTGCCGGTTAATTTTAGTTGAAATGCTAACTTGCaggttagttttatttttttggagggtgtttggctaagcttataagcggATGAAACTGGTTTAAGAACCTTTTGGCTAATCTACACGTTTGGTAAGCATCCAAGGTGCTTATAAGCCAAAATCAGCcaaaagtcataagttggtcaccccTAACTTATGGCTTTTCAGCTTACAAGCTCTTTTAGTTTGACCATGACTTTTgtcattttatccttaatgatgTTTTATAATTCACTATATTTTGTGGAAGCTTTAGGGGTATTTTAGTTGTTTTAACAAAAGAACAGCTTATCAGCATTTTTTAACCAAACACGTCGACTGCTTATTACAGTTTCAGCACTTCTATCCGAAAACGTAGCCGCTTATTTATAAAATCAGTTTCAACACTTAAAAATGCTTTTCAGCATTTCAAGCTTATCAGCTATCTATAATCAACTAaaccaaacgggctcttagtacGTATTCGTAATTGTCTCGTGTCTGGTTATTATAGTGCAGTTATGCCGAGGAATGATGGGGTTCTGGTTATTTAGTGTACATGATGCATTTTAAGATGTAGACAATCATGTAACTCTGAACAAGCTAATTCAAGAGTAACCTTATAGGCTTATACAGTGGCTATTcggaatgaaagaaaataaattggTTATGTTTTATCGAATGTGGAAAACTATTTTTATATTATTGTAATGGTTGAGTAGGAATGGGAAGATTGGTTGGAGGTACTTTTAGTAATGTGTAGGGGTTGCAGCATAAGGAGTTACTCTTGTAGTACTTTGCCTAAAGTTTAGAAAGTTTTAGTTAATGAAGCGCAAGTCTTTGTAACTTCTGACCCACTTATCTTTGCAATTTGCCCTAAGAGTTGACAAACTCTGGAGAGCTATGAAGTTATGCTTCTTAATTGCCAGTTTGAAAGTCCTACAAGGCTGCCCCTTAAGTTGtgccaacttttttttttttttttggggggggggggggggggtggtgtACTATTCGTAGCTGTCTAACTTAAAATGCTGTCTTTCCATTGAAATTGAGAAGTAAAAGTTCGTGTTGAAAAAAGCGTATGATTTTTAGGTCACTTCAGCTGAAAAGTTGATGTTTTAAGAGCTTATCTTATGGTGGAAACCTTCTATGAGCTCTCCCAGATATCTGCTTGATGTAAAAAACAGAGTGGAGGTCGTCTTTGTGCCTTTTAGTTTCTAGTGTGTGGTGCTTTTGCTTGCACCAATTCGAGTTCCTACGTACCTTAAGTGAATTAAGGCCCCCTTCAGTGAATTAAGTCTGTCTCTTGCTTAACCTGGGGGCCAAAGGAATGCCAGGAGATCCTTGCATGTTATCTTTTTCAAGGATTTTATGCTGGTTTCATCCCTCTCCTTTCTCTGTGCTTTTGCCTTCATATTCCTGGAGGCTAAGTGTTCAAGTATATCTTGTATGTTGGCACATTCGGTTTATTCTGAAGCTTTTTAGAAGCTCAACTTATAATCATGTCTAGGCTTTGTTGTGTATCCTTACCTGTCAATAGGGCGCCTCACAATTTTCATTCTCAAATCACGACCATTATTTTCTTGTTTATTGACTCATTCCAGTTTTAGTGAAGCTTTGTAGAAGCTCAAGTTAGAGATATATCTCGGTTTTGTTGCCTGCATGTTTGCATGTCAATAGTACTCTCACAACTTTTATTCTCAAAATATCGTAAATCATTTTTTTTGTTTAGCCTGTTACCCTTCCTTTTCCTTCTTACTTATCAGAGAATGATCCATTCCTTTTCCTTCAAATTTGAAGGTTCAGCCAAACAACCTTGATACTTCTAATGACACGCCATCTGAAACGAGAAGACCTGCTGTGATGGAAACTTTGTCAACGGAGGAGATGCAAGAACGAATGGACCAGTTTGCTTACATCATGCAGCAAAAGTTTTTATTGGGAGAAGATAGTCTGGATTACTCAAAAATTGACGGGGATGAGACCTTGGATGATCATTGGATGAAAGAAGAAAATTATGATGCTGAAGAAAAGTACTTTGATGATGATGATTGAGCTTAAATACTGACATGACGCAGGGTGTGATTTTTGTTTTTGACATTACAAGTTTCTaccatgtatatgttgttagccTTTTATGCAGATATGCTTAGGTTTTGTGGCTGAAGACAGTTTTAGGGTTGTGGATGGCTAAGATTTGGTTCTTGGAGTTGCTTCCGAGCCATCTTCTTGTGTTAACCTTACAGTTACTTGATTTCTGGGAGTAGCTAGCAAGTTTATACTACAATTCAAGCCtgtcaaaaaaaaattatattacaaTTCAGCAGCCACACTAGAGTGAAAGAGACATTGAAATGCTAACTTAGCAGCCACACAAGAGAAGGATAGAGATTCTTGTCCAGATAAGTGACATTGTGCTCAAGTCGCAGAACTCGGAATTACTTTAATAGGAAGGAATCTATGCCAATTGATAAAGTAGAAAACTTAGGGATTTTGAGAAGCTTCCTTGTTTGGATTGATTTTATTGGTCTCTGTACAATAACTGACTTTATTGGACATATTTGTTGTTTGGGAGTAGGGACTCTACATGTTGATTTAGAGTGAGTGGCTGCTACTCCAATTCCATACAAAGATTTAAACATCTTTTATCTTCTTATGCCTACAATTACCTTTAACAAGAGGTATTAATTTGAAAATTTTGGAGCTCTCATATCAAGTTCTACAGTTAATATCTTTTTATCTGCCTAAGTGTTGGCATGGACGCATGATTATTAAATCAACTTTAATAACTAGTGTTCTCTTATTCatcaaagaaataaaatagaaagacaacCAATTTAATCCCTGAAACTACAACAATAGGTTACAATTTTACCAAATTGACATGCACAAAGATACTCAAAATACTACAGTCCCTTGTGAAGTCAGCAGTGACAAAAATACACGTATACAATCGCACCAAAGATAAAATCTCCAAGCGACAATACACTAGCATTACCCATCCGAAAAAATCGTCCAAGCAAAGCTAAGCCCTTCCCGCCGGTATATTATCACCTTCTCCGGTCACAATTCCCTCATTTTCTCTCTCCAAAAATCACCGATAAGCATAAATTAGAGAGAGAAATGGGATAACACTTTCCCTTCATCAAAAAGCCCAATTTCTCTCTCCTCGTTCGTTTTCTCCGACACCGAAACCCTAGGATTCGAGTGATTTCAAGTGTTGTGAAAGCTGAGGAGAGAGAGAGATGTACAAAGAAAGGAGAGGTGGCGGTGGATCGAAGGCGGAGATGGGACATGTAGTAGGTGATAGGAAGAGATTAAATGAAGCGTTGGATAAGCACTTAGAGCGGTCCTCTCCCTCTACCTCCGCTACTACTGTTAGGTGTGCTAACGGCAAGGATAATCGCTTTTCCATTTCCAAATCAAAGGACCAGCTCAGGAACTCTGCTGCTCCTCCTCCTGATAATAAGTGCTCTGAtggtatatatacacacacagacACACACTATACTCCTTCCATTCCTATTTTATACTAATGGTAATTGACTTGCACAGAGTTTAAAATGCTAATTTAACTcatacacacacaaacacacatgTATGCACGTATTTTTTTAGATATTATTAGTGCTAGtggaaaaatatataattttctcttGAAAATGgaagaacaatattagagtgatAGTTGAAAAGTTCAATAGGGAAAATATCACGACAAATTTTTAACATTTGGATATTAAGGAATTTGAATTCTTGAAAGTTGTGAAAGTTTGGATGGAAATGGAGTAATGTTAAACATTCTAGACATCTCAAAATGGAATTGAAACATCGTTATATAAGTTGGAACAAAGTCTTGtgtgcacctcgactaattccattGCATATCTGCTACTTTCCACCAGCACAAGTGCCGCGTAACTGTACCcactaacagcttgtttggatggttgttatttgttgtattgtatcgtattattattttaaatacaatgtttgttttgattgttacttaaatcttattgtatcgtatcgttaaatccgtaGTTACGTAACAATGAAAAGTGACATTTTATGGatcgaccgatttggtgtggtcgcgtcgttaccttATTTTGTTCTCTCATCTtatccttattattaaataattttattttatcttttaccctACCTATTTATATAATAGTTCTATCTCGTaccttactttttctttataatattgcaagttcaTTCTTCATATTATTGCTTCATGCCATCATGAAACGACGACAAATAATGCAAtatatccaaacattgtatacaTAAAAaagatacaatacaatacaatataagaTTATACGACATTGTGAAAGGATACATAACAACCACCCAAACAAGCTGTAAGGCTTGGGCATATAGGAAGAGATCACATAGTGTTTTTTGTCTTCACTGAGATTTGAACATGAGGCCTCATGGTTCTCCCCAACTTTATTAACAACCAGGCCACACCCTTGGTTGCGGTTGTTGCTACCTTTCTTTTTTCAATGTGTGATGCTTGTTGGTCCTAGTGCACAATTTGAAATTTAGTTTTATGGTTAGAGATTTCAACTGGAAAGAGTATTGATAATTAGAATCACATTTTTAAGGCATGATGTAAAGTTGAGGAGTTTACAAGTGTTAAGCTTTTTCTGCATTGGGGTACTGATGAAGACTGGCGATATTAAAGCTTCATGTGGCAGTATGTTGATTCTGGTGCTAGTCTTGTTGTTATTATAACTTCAGGGTAATACATGTCTTTTTAATCTTTTAAGGTCTGAACTCTCTGAATGACAAGAAAATAAAAAGGTGAGAGTTGATTGCAATGGCATAAGTTTTTTTGGAGTTCAATTGGTAGAAGCATTAATTCACCTGTGTGGTCTGAACTCTCCTAAACCTTCATGTTAAAGTTTGTGCTTGTGTTTCCGTTTTACAGCAGAATCTGAAACAGACAGTGAGGCGTCAGATATTAGTGGTTCTGAAGGAGAAGACACTTCATGGATCTCATGGTACTGCGGCCTACGTGGGAATGAGTTCTTCTGTGAAGTTGATGATGATTACATCCAAGATGACTTTAACCTGTGTGGTCTAAGCAGCCTTGTTCCGTATTATGACTACGCACTTGATCTGATTCTAGATGTCGAATCTTCTCACGGTGAGTTTTATGTTTTCAGATTGGAGCACTTCTTTCTGCTATATAC
It includes:
- the LOC104090839 gene encoding uncharacterized protein, whose amino-acid sequence is MKVEDSTSMDRSLSNQSMEKISDRLSGLDNLYFPRAQQSSASTASQRKSLLLDLLTRDVPLFLERYGSQLTSDDLNEFEALKNDYEINWHLNRLRSVISPTQEDLKSRSVKIKNRRRAYLDKLVNDGQYFSEDAMREREPYLHHEYVGKFQDPSGRSMARPGERWSETLMRRSEEAMLVEKIRDEQQRRGVAQSDWIGFDNQELEKVEEEEEEESEEEEEEEETEEEEEEEDEEQEQYEGERDISANRQEVQPNNLDTSNDTPSETRRPAVMETLSTEEMQERMDQFAYIMQQKFLLGEDSLDYSKIDGDETLDDHWMKEENYDAEEKYFDDDD
- the LOC104090841 gene encoding casein kinase II subunit beta-3 isoform X3, giving the protein MYKERRGGGGSKAEMGHVVGDRKRLNEALDKHLERSSPSTSATTVRCANGKDNRFSISKSKDQLRNSAAPPPDNKCSDAESETDSEASDISGSEGEDTSWISWYCGLRGNEFFCEVDDDYIQDDFNLCGLSSLVPYYDYALDLILDVESSHEEQNELVESAAEMLYGLIHARYILTTKGLAAMLEKYKNAEFGRCPRVYCCGQPCLPVGQSDIPRQSRVNIYCPRCEDVYTPRSRYHENIDGAYLGTTFPHLFLMTYGHLKPQKISQSYVPRVFGFKVHKP
- the LOC104090841 gene encoding casein kinase II subunit beta-3 isoform X1, which codes for MYKERRGGGGSKAEMGHVVGDRKRLNEALDKHLERSSPSTSATTVRCANGKDNRFSISKSKDQLRNSAAPPPDNKCSDAESETDSEASDISGSEGEDTSWISWYCGLRGNEFFCEVDDDYIQDDFNLCGLSSLVPYYDYALDLILDVESSHGDMFTEEQNELVESAAEMLYGLIHARYILTTKGLAAMLEKYKNAEFGRCPRVYCCGQPCLPVGQSDIPRQSRVNIYCPRCEDVYTPRSRYHENIDGAYLGTTFPHLFLMTYGHLKPQKISQSYVPRVFGFKVHKP
- the LOC104090841 gene encoding casein kinase II subunit beta-3 isoform X4 — encoded protein: MYKERRGGGGSKAEMGHVVGDRKRLNEALDKHLERSSPSTSATTVRCANGKDNRFSISKSKDQLRNSAAPPPDNKCSDESETDSEASDISGSEGEDTSWISWYCGLRGNEFFCEVDDDYIQDDFNLCGLSSLVPYYDYALDLILDVESSHEEQNELVESAAEMLYGLIHARYILTTKGLAAMLEKYKNAEFGRCPRVYCCGQPCLPVGQSDIPRQSRVNIYCPRCEDVYTPRSRYHENIDGAYLGTTFPHLFLMTYGHLKPQKISQSYVPRVFGFKVHKP
- the LOC104090841 gene encoding casein kinase II subunit beta-3 isoform X2, translating into MYKERRGGGGSKAEMGHVVGDRKRLNEALDKHLERSSPSTSATTVRCANGKDNRFSISKSKDQLRNSAAPPPDNKCSDESETDSEASDISGSEGEDTSWISWYCGLRGNEFFCEVDDDYIQDDFNLCGLSSLVPYYDYALDLILDVESSHGDMFTEEQNELVESAAEMLYGLIHARYILTTKGLAAMLEKYKNAEFGRCPRVYCCGQPCLPVGQSDIPRQSRVNIYCPRCEDVYTPRSRYHENIDGAYLGTTFPHLFLMTYGHLKPQKISQSYVPRVFGFKVHKP